The proteins below are encoded in one region of Glandiceps talaboti chromosome 17, keGlaTala1.1, whole genome shotgun sequence:
- the LOC144448467 gene encoding uncharacterized protein LOC144448467: MSFLAQKLMLVSFILVLWCLIDTEADDFCNGESGVYYTGVDLAPTDEHDYYLDIKKKECCRRCFTVGGCVAWVYYPEKENEKQKEKELSKCYLKSRIGDPKDAKEGVEVYSAAMPGY, translated from the exons ATGTCTTTTCTTGCCCAAAAGCTGATGCTTGTTTCTTTTATCTTG GTATTGTGGTGTTTGATTGATACTGAAG CCGACGACTTTTGCAATGGCGAAAGTGGTGTGTACTATACCGGAGTAGATCTCGCGCCAACCGATGAACACGACTACTATCTTgatataaaaaagaaagagtGCTGTAGACGATGCTTTACAGTAGGTGGATGTGTAGCATGGGTCTATTATCcagaaaaagaaaatgaaaaacagaaagaaaaagaattgtCAAAATGTTACCTGAAGAGTCGTATTGGAGATCCCAAAGATGCTAAGGAAGGAGTGGAGGTTTATAGCGCTGCTATGCCTGGGTATT GA